The following DNA comes from Miscanthus floridulus cultivar M001 chromosome 5, ASM1932011v1, whole genome shotgun sequence.
TCAACTAATCACTAGTCATAGCTAATCAAATAGACTATGagtaaaaatttcatgctcattgcaCTAAACCCATTTTGCTCATTTGGTGGTTCTCGGCCCATGCTTACGGGCCTGGAATTGCTCAACCGATTGGAGGTGCGGGGCCACTTGGACGCCACCGCGGTTGCATTctttcccgctccatctccaccgTCCACTGCCCATCCACAGTTCCACACCACGCCGCCGCAGCCAGGCACTCTCATGGCTGCCCACGCCGTCACGCCGCTCACCATCTGCCGCCTCCGCCGCGGCGTCCCCCTCCACCAcagccgccgcctcctcgctGTGGCCGCCGCAGCGCCGGAAGCGCCTGCGCCTACCCCCGCGCCATCCCAGTCGCCGCCGCCCCCGGTTCCGCCCCGCAAGGGCTACTTCCCGAAGCGCGGCGAGACCGTCGAGCTCACCTGCGAGGCGCTCGCCTTCAAGGGTAAGGGCGTCtgcaaggtcgcgggctccaccTTCGTCCTGCTCTGCGATGGCGCGCTCCCCGGCGAGCGCCTTGTCGCCCGCGTCAGCCGCCTCCGCCGCGGCGCCTTCGCCGAGGCCGCCAAGCTCAGGACCCTCGAGCCGCACCACGACGCAGTCGAGGCGCCCTGCCCCCTCGCTGCTGACTGCGGGGGCTGCAAGACCCAGTCTCTCGCGTACGCCGCGCAGATCCGCCACAAGCATCTCCAGGTTCGCGACTTGCTCGTGAACTTTGGCAAGTTTGATCCCAAGCGCCTGGAGAGCTCGGAGCCGGATGCGATCCTCAAACCCATCGTGCCGTGCGACGAGATATTCCGGTACAGAAACAAGGTGAGGTTTAACTGCAGGGTTTATGGTGGATGGTTTTGGCGTTTTgaatactactccctccattccgtTTTATAAGATGGAGTTTAAAATGCCACGGTCTCATAAATTATACTTTGACCATTCATTTACTTTATATTATATTGTTTGTGCTTATAAACTTATGTGTATTGGACAGTACAATTGCTTATAAATCTAATCGTATCAAGTTTATGGTGGATTGGTTTTGAACGTTTTGAATGCTAATGATGTTCATGCCATTTTGTGTTTTCATTGTTGCAGATGGAGTTCTCATTTGGGACGAAGAGATGGGTGCAAAAAGAGTTGAAGGACAAggatgaggaggtggaggtgaagcAGGAAACAAACGAAACTGATGGATATGCGCTTGGACTGCACGCACCAGGGTTCTTCGACAAGGTGCTACATGTGCAGAAATGTTTTCTGCAGAGTGAGCCAGCAGATAAGGTGATGAATTGGTTAATTGTGATGTAGGAAGTTTGCTTTATTAGAAAAAAATGATGATATGTTTGGTTCCTTTTAGTATGTTACTGTGCTTTTGAATGCTGGTAGTCCGCTTTGTATCAGAC
Coding sequences within:
- the LOC136451452 gene encoding uncharacterized protein isoform X3, producing MAAHAVTPLTICRLRRGVPLHHSRRLLAVAAAAPEAPAPTPAPSQSPPPPVPPRKGYFPKRGETVELTCEALAFKGKGVCKVAGSTFVLLCDGALPGERLVARVSRLRRGAFAEAAKLRTLEPHHDAVEAPCPLAADCGGCKTQSLAYAAQIRHKHLQVRDLLVNFGKFDPKRLESSEPDAILKPIVPCDEIFRYRNKMEFSFGTKRWVQKELKDKDEEVEVKQETNETDGYALGLHAPGFFDKVLHVQKCFLQSEPADKVLAVVQETWMDPTIGLTPYDVHKHVGFLKHLMIRTGRNFSTGTPEIMVNFVTSCYKPDLLMPLVDKITKIPEVVSVINNVNSSVGNTSVGEQEYTLYGKPNITEMLRGLTFQISANSFFQTNTKQADVLYRLIEDSAGLKGDGSEIVLDLFCGTGTIGLTLARRAKHVYGYEVVPEAIADARKNAKLNGINNATFVQGDLNKINESFGKEFPKPDIIISA
- the LOC136451452 gene encoding uncharacterized protein isoform X2 produces the protein MAAHAVTPLTICRLRRGVPLHHSRRLLAVAAAAPEAPAPTPAPSQSPPPPVPPRKGYFPKRGETVELTCEALAFKGKGVCKVAGSTFVLLCDGALPGERLVARVSRLRRGAFAEAAKLRTLEPHHDAVEAPCPLAADCGGCKTQSLAYAAQIRHKHLQVRDLLVNFGKFDPKRLESSEPDAILKPIVPCDEIFRYRNKMEFSFGTKRWVQKELKDKDEEVEVKQETNETDGYALGLHAPGFFDKVLHVQKCFLQSEPADKVLAVVQETWMDPTIGLTPYDVHKHVGFLKHLMIRTGRNFSTGTPEIMVNFVTSCYKPDLLMPLVDKITKIPEVVSVINNVNSSVGNTSVGEQEYTLYGKPNITEMLRGLTFQISANSFFQTNTKQADVLYRLIEDSAGLKGDGSEIVLDLFCGTGTIGLTLARRAKHVYGYEVVPEAIADARKNAKLNGINNATFVQGDLNKINESFGKEFPKPDIIISGNNIFGMQPDECHNYIQQT